CATCATTTTGGCTAGATTCAGATTAGTCAGAATGGAACCTATTGTGTCAACACCTATACGTAATCAATCATCATTTTGGCTAACCTCGAAGATAACGGGCCTTCTGACCTCGAAGCCCCCTTATGGATGGGAATCCAGTTCCTGAATTAGAAACAATAACTGAGAAACCAAAGGAAACCACAACAGAACATCACCACCAAGCATAGACTACAACTGATTTAGTGTTCTAAATTACACAACATATTAGTGTTTCCACTGCATTATCTCCTCTCTCAATCCCTTACAGAAAGAGCTCACACAACCTTATTTTCTCAGTAATGATAAATCTCAGAAAGAACATAACAAAAATCTCTGCCAAGAATCAAATACGTTCAGACAACAAAAAACATCTATTTCCAAAGAGACATCTACACAGAAACATAAACGTACAAAAACATAGGGAAGAAAGAGGAGAATTACCGTACGAATCTTCCAAATCTATTAATAAAGGCCAATTGTAAGTTTAAAGATTATCATTGATCATCAGGAGTGGTTTTAGGTAACGCAAGAAATCATAGGTTGGAGAAGACGAAGTGAAAGAGTTGAAGGGGAGAGAACCGTGAAACTTGACAGGAGATAGTTTTGGGCTGGGAATGGACTCGATTCTATTTTTTACAGAGCCCACTCGAAATACCATTTTTAGTTCAGCTGAGCTGACCTGGCAAAAAAGAACTTCTCTATTGGTTGATTTTTTAATCTGATGTGGCAGTCTCACCATTGAGTATATCTTGCTTTTAGTATTGTGATTCTGATCGAATTAATTATTTCACTTTATATTGCTTTTTACCTGATTATAGTACTTAAGAAAATGATCAGTTTTTTTTGTCAAACATGAAAGTGTAGTACGTGTGTACACACAACCAATACAGGAAAACAAGAACGTGTATTGAGTTATCTCAAGCTATCTCTCGGGTCTTTATCAGCTTCCATGGGAAACAAGATTCCACCAAAAATATTTAGAAGCGCAACAAGAATGGTCCACTCAAATGAAAAGGTATCTGTGTCTCCAACTTCCAATAAGACCGAAACATTATAGAAAGCAAGAGACATACATGGCTCTAGTCTTGACTTGGTTTGGGGGTAGTGTGGAAATATAAGTATATAAAATTACCATAGTTTAAAAAAATATTAAATCGAATTTATCTCATATACATATAATCTATCCAACCATATTTGAACTATAATAAAAAGGTAATATTTTGATAAAAGAAAGAAAAAATGTAATGTTAATTATTCCGCATTAACTTATTTATTTAAAATAAAAATAAAAACTATTTATTTTCTATAAAAACTTGATGAATAGAAAATACATTAGTATTTATTATAATTGGTTATATATACAAACAAACACAAACAAATTCTATGATGAACAAACATCCCGTCTCAACGATGTGGATATAATAAAAAAAAACTAATGTAATTTATCATTTTAAGCTCTTTTTTATACTATTAACAAGATTATACTTATACAAACTAAAATAAATAGCTAAACAATAATAAATATAAAACACTACAAATTGAAAATAAACATTTGCACGGACTCGTGGATCAAGGTCTAGTAAGTATATTATTACTAAGGTACGAGTTGCAGAGGAAGGGTGAAAGCTAGGGAAACAAAAGATCTTTAAATGTTGAAGACAAGAAGAATCTTAGTAAGAGACATGAAGCTTCAGATCAACACTCGAAGTCCTAAAGCAAAGAAATGGCTAACTGATAAGGCTTTACATGAACAAACATTTGAATTACCTTTAAGAAAATCTAGAACAAACACCAGAATATAACAAAACCAAGGGATGAGCTGTGGTTTCAGGTTCTGGTTCATTCTTCAACTATCATGAGCAGGACGATTGAGATCGATTCGCATATCAGCAGCTTTGTGTTTGACCCTGTGTTCTTGGTTCACAAAAGAATGTGATCTCTTGTGACCTCCTAAAGCTTGTCCTGACTTGAACACTCTGAAGCAGAATGGGCACTCGTGACATTTGCCATTCTTGTTTGCACTAATTGCTTTCTTGCTATGAATCTTGCTGTTTGTGTCTACTGCACAAGAATCACTCTCATAACAAGGCAAGACAACCCTTTTGCTTTTGCGCAGCTCATACTTTGATCTTCCCTCCTTGACCGCAAGATCATCACCATTGTTACTAAGACACCCATCAACCGAGATAGCTGAGTCTGACCTCTTTGGACCATTCATGAAGTAATCAGAGTCTGAGCTATATGAATCATAGAGAATAGCCCCATTATCATCACCAACAGAGTTGTTCTCTGATGACTCAGCTACTAGAGAGTTCACCACCAAGGTAAGTCCTCTAGAATCCATAGACATCATCATGAGAGACAAAACAGAGTTCTTATGTTCTTGGTCAATCTCACAAGCAGAAGAAGACGAGCTCCCATTACTAAAAGACTCTGAACTGAACTGCTTCTTGGATCTTTTCCTGGTAGGACCTGAAGAAGTAGTCTCAGTATCAGATTGGCTATCCATCACCAACTTCTCTCCCTCACAGTGACAACAATCCATGTGATTCCAAAGAGCTTTCAAAGAATCAAAAGCTTTACCACATTCTCTGCAACAAAGTTGTTGTTGCTGTTTCATAGCCACCAACCTCTTCTTCTTCTTCTTCTTCTTCTTCTTCTTAGGATTCTTGGCATTATTGTAGCTACTTGAAAGAAGTGAGTAATGGTTGGTGTGAATCCTGATGTGACCTCCAAGTGATTTACCAGAAGGGAACTTCTTGTTACAGAACTTGCACATGTACTCCCTCTCTATCATCTTCTCCATTGATCTTAAGACAAATGATCCAACACCAAACAAGCTGAATATATCAAGAAAAAGAGTTTTCTTTGGTAAACGAAAGCATAAAGATTAGCGAGAAGAACCCATTCTTGTGAGCATGACTGATGAGTTTACCTCAGAAAAATGCTGCACAAAACGACAAAGCTTGATGCTTTCTTAGGGATCAGAGTTTGGGATGTGACAGTTGTTCTCTAGCTAAGTACAAGATCTGACCTTCAAGCTAATAAGAGGAAGCAAAGAGAAAAGTTTTAAAAAATACAATCTATCCTTTGAAGTTTAGAGATTTGTTTCCTTTCTTTTGATTTTGGGGCAAATAAGAAAAAAAAATACTTAAAAAAAAAAGAGAGAAGTGATTTACTTGAAAAGGTCAGCTGCATTTTTGGATCTATTCCTCCTCTCTCTCTCTCAACCAACACAACACACACTCTCTGCTTTCTCTCTCTCTATCTCTTAATTAGGTGTGTGTGTGTGTGTTTTTCAATTTATGCATGGATCTCTTAATTAGGTGTGTGTGTGTGTTTTTCAATTTATGCATGGAAGCAAAAGGGTATGAGAAAAGATACAACAGATTGTTCAAATATATTTGGCCATTCCTCAAATTTTCAAAAAAAAAAACAAATCTTGAAATTGCACAATCCGCTGAAAGTTTTCTATAGTACACTACTAAACTGGAATGAGTAGAAATTCAATTCTGGTAGCGGGTATAACAAACCATGGGGCCAAACAAGACAACAACAATTGGCTCCTTGTCTCTACCACATATTCTCCGATTCTTTTTTTCTCTTCTTTTTTTTTTTTTTTTGCTCAACAACAACTTCTCGTTAACCAACTGTGAATACAGGATTACAACCTCAAGAGACTTTAAACCCAACATACAACCGATGCGATCTAGTAACGCGTAGGAACACTGAGTCGGATCCTCCACTACCCAATCAATTCATAAGTGTATTTTTCACCACAATGAAACGAATTCCTCTCACGACTCGAGAGAAACCGTCTTTTTGACCCCTACTTAGACCAAACGAGACGACAATTCTAAACACTCGATAACAACACAGCTAACAACCAGATTACTAATAGACCCATGACATTGGACTCCTAAAGATTAGAGTGACAGGCCCGGCCCAACATCTCATCACCGCAAGGTGCAAATCTGGTGAGAACCTGCCGCCGTCGAAGTTCAGAATCCGCTCCTTAGCCATGAACCGGGAAAGAACCCGTACTGAAATTCGGGCTTTGACAAGCATACGGTGACCAGACCAGTACCTAAGGTGAATCCATGGCATGAAGTTTCACCGCCGGCGAGACGGGAGGCGTCACCATCCGGCGCTGGGATGTGAACCTCCACCGTGTACCCACTGCAGAGTTCGTCCTCCGGTAGACTCCTCCGGTGAAACAAACCCTCCGACGCGTTTTCCACTAGAACCGAGGACCAGAACCATCTTCACCGGCCGTCGCATCACACCTCCGTTTGGCTCACCGTCACACCGGACTGTAGATCCAAGGTGGAGGAGGTCTCCCACTGAGCCACACGCCGTCGCCGTAAGAGGAGCACCGGAGATCTAAAACAGAAAATCGACTCGTTAGCTCCTCTCAACCCTAAAAGCCGACCTGTCTCACTTCCACCTTCCTGCGACTCACTGCTCTCTCTCTAGTCTCTACTTTTTAATAGGAAATTATAAACATTTGGAGGACCCCATAACCCCAAAAGTCTCTTCCTAGCATTCTGCAAGTTGTTACAAAATGATGTTGCCGGCACACTTGTTTCTTTCCTTGTTTTCCCATGATCCATGAGTCATGACCAAATATCTTGCTGCTCAGTTTGGTTGAAACTTTCAGATCTTTACACTCCTTCGACTTTCTTCTGTTCATCTCCAAGACCAGTCTCTTCTTTCTTTGCACAGTTCTTCCAGACAGAGTTCACCGCATCATAAGGTCAAGCATGAGTCATCTTCCACGTTCAATCTCTCCTCATTGCACCCAGAAAACATATCCATATACCCAGCATTCATCTTGTGCTCATCACACAGTCCACTACCACCTTCTCTGGTATCATCTTCATCATTGTCACTAATACTGCCAACTTCATCCTGATGAAGTGGATGCACTTTCTCATTGAACTTTTCAGTCTCTTGATGAAGAGGAGAATCGACAGCAAAGTCTTCTTCTTCACCGTCTTCTTCGACATATTGAGCACCCAAAGGTCCTCCTCCAGAACCTCCATGCCATTCATCATCATCACTATCAATGTCCAATATCAAAGACCTATTCTGAACGGCCCTTCTTCTAGGAACAAAAACGTTAAAGTAGTAGCTAACAATCTCGTGCTTGGTTCGAGATAAAAACACAGCTTCCAAGTGCTTCCAAAAGTTCTGACCTAACGTCACTGGATAGGAATAAACAATCTCATGAAAGAGTAGTGCATCTTCATCGCACCACCTCTGTGCAACTTCTTCTCCCATATCACAGAAGCCCATGTCTCTGAATTTCTCAGATCCAAGCACCTTAACCATGTCTTCTCTAGATTCTTTAACATGCTGGCGCACACACCTTATAGAACCCATGTCCTGGCAGACATAGAACTCTCAACCTTTCCCTACAATGTTGTCATCCATATGTGCCGGCATGGGAATAACACATGTACCAGTGCCTAGAGGTTCTAGGTTCCCATTTAGACTACCTTCCCATTCATGAATCATGGCTTGATGATCTGGTCCAATGGGCACTTGCTTTCTAGCAGGTTGATCCAAGAGGAAAGAATAGAAAGTCTCAACAGGAGCAAACGTTCTTGGAGAGTGAGTTGCATCTTCTCTGTGGCAATCTTCCATAACCGGATCAATACAACCTTCCACGTCAAGACCCAGGTAAGCAAAACTGGACTCTTCATCAAAGGTTTCACCTCCTTGGGGTTTCAAAAGATCTCCCTCATCCACTATTGTCGACAAAACCCATTCAAAAGAAAATTTTCAATCACATAGAAGACTTTGGTCCTGTAACAAACAACAAAAAAAAAAAATTCACAAGCTATGGTTACCCGTGGCAAGAGTACTCTGCGAAGACTCTTCAAACTGCATAGACTTGTCGTTAAAGCCAAGCTGTCTAGAGTGTTTAAATGGGAGCTCATGAAACTTGTTGTCATCTAAAGGGCGTTTGAATCCCATTTCCAACCTACATAGTACACGAGAGAACAACTCGAATCCTTAGAAATAAACGGTAAGAATCTCCTCACAGTTGTGAAGCAAATGCATGCATGCAAGAGACCTTATAACAAAAACCGTATGTAAGATACCTAACTGTATAAGTTCCTATAAGGACAGACATCCTACTTAAATTGACATGCAACACAACAATGAACCAGTACAATAACAAAAACTTACAGAATTAGTAATGCTAAAAGCAAAACAGTACAGATAAGAACAAATGGTGTGTATTATTTACCTCTGTACAGGGAGATAAGCTCAGATAATGTTTTCAAGCCAACTTCACCAAACAAGAACGTTCACCAGAAGACTCAGAGGCTTAAGCTAGAAAAAGAAAACCCTAACCCTAGATTCCGGCCTACCCAAAAAAATT
The DNA window shown above is from Brassica oleracea var. oleracea cultivar TO1000 chromosome C3, BOL, whole genome shotgun sequence and carries:
- the LOC106333314 gene encoding zinc finger protein ZAT9-like, translated to MEKMIEREYMCKFCNKKFPSGKSLGGHIRIHTNHYSLLSSSYNNAKNPKKKKKKKKKKRLVAMKQQQQLCCRECGKAFDSLKALWNHMDCCHCEGEKLVMDSQSDTETTSSGPTRKRSKKQFSSESFSNGSSSSSACEIDQEHKNSVLSLMMMSMDSRGLTLVVNSLVAESSENNSVGDDNGAILYDSYSSDSDYFMNGPKRSDSAISVDGCLSNNGDDLAVKEGRSKYELRKSKRVVLPCYESDSCAVDTNSKIHSKKAISANKNGKCHECPFCFRVFKSGQALGGHKRSHSFVNQEHRVKHKAADMRIDLNRPAHDS